The genomic region aaataatagaaattaTTAGTACTTTTAATTTTCATGAGACTATTAATTGATAAGTGCACTTACCTTAATAagatttttaattgattttagaGATCAAATTTTTGTTCAAAATTATAATAGTTCTAATAATtttaaagcattaaaaataaaataaaatttaaattactaAAAGAAATAAACTGAGCATATTTTAACCAAACTCATAATAGTAATCGGCAAAACGGCCgcgaaattttgaaaaaaaggaaagaacaagaaACAAAACAAGGGGTTTTGTCGATCTCGACCGTTCCAAGAAAGATTGAGAATGGATGGAAATCAGCAACTTTGTAAACATTTTCATCTCAGACAAAAATGGCTGTCATTGTTTTCTCCGTAGACGAAAACAATGTATTTGTTCAATGAAACTTCAATGTCTTTCTCTCtgttcaaaaccactgttccctCTGCATATTCCTTGCACTTCAGTTTCCACCAATTCCAGGTATTTTCTTTCTCAAGTTTCTTTTTAATCTTACAATGTTTTTCCCTACAtgcgattgatcaaaactttatGTAAGCTAAATTAATGGTTGTTtcaaatgaatttttaaattattaatgaaaataaaattttctgcccaagtatttatttatatttgatttCCTAAAGCGCCATACATCTTTCGAAATTCCagtgtttttaaaattgaatCCTAATATCATCTCTATACTCTATCTGCTGCTTCGGATTCTTTAGTCTTGATGGGAGGTTACTCCTTGCTCTGGGTATTTTTCTTTACCAAGTCCAACATATATTCAGAGATTCTTTAAACTCATCTCAAATATCCATATTCGAGACTCACACTTTTAAGTCAAATAAatatgaattctcaatttatCTGCATTTCTTTCAGACCCATTTTAGTGTTTTTCTGGTTTCACAGTTTTTAGTACGGAACACTTTGCGGCGTTTCGCCAATGGGTGAGATTGATACCAAACCTATTGAACCTGTTAAAGTTGCAATATCTTTATTTGGTGAAAAAAGTGATCAGTTGAGACGCCGGTCAAGCAGCAGCGATGTAAGATTTGGGTTGTTATTGTGGTATTCAAAGCTTTTGCAACTCATAAAACCCTATATCTATGTTAAGCGGATACGTCTGACATGAATCTGTCCAGTTCCTTTTTATAAGTTTTTTATACCCCATATCTATATTTGAATATATATCGGATACAGGTTTCGAACATTAATACTTTGCAAGTGTCTGGATAACATCGTGTATCACAGTTGGATATCACACACGGGGACTCACAAATTAAGTTTTACCCCATATACCTATCGGAGGATTGCTCCGACTTTTTCATTTTCCTTAAATCATTTGTGTGTGACGTCCAGCATTGGTTTAGGGATATAATTCTCGAAAGATTCTTtaaatacatgaaaaacatttcaAACCATATTAGACATTCACACCCCGAGTGCGAGTACCATATAGATATTCAACTCTTGTCAGTGAATATGCTTTTTCTTACGTCTTTCTTCCTCTTTTGCCAGTCAGATATGGAAAAAGAGAAAAACACCCAAGGGTTAGAAAAGGAATTGGCCAACTACAGGCTGCAAATAGAAGCAAAGGACTCTGCATACATGCAGGCTCTTCTTCAACTAGAACACTATAAGAAAACAGCAGAAGAACTTGCCGTCCTACTAAGGAACTCCGAGCTCGAGAGAGAGAGATATATAGAAGAATGCAATGAATTCAAGAATCGGGTCGATAAACTCGAATCGAAGACGAAAGGGATAGTAGATCAGTTGTCTGAAACAGCAAAGGTGCGCGAGCAGCTTTCGTGTGTTTTAAATGATCTGAAGGTTACACAAGCTGATGTACTTAATATGGAATCACAACTTGCTGCTGCAAAAGATTTAGAGATCAAGGCAATTACTCAAGCTGAAATTATGGAAGTCTCCGCTAACATGGAAAAGGAAAGATCTGAAAAACTTTTAGGGCGCATTGCGGAGCTTCACGATGCTGTTCTTATTTCTCAGCTTTCTGCCACAGAAGCTGAGAATGAGAAGTGCAGAGTTGTGTCCGAGAAAGATGCTGAAATGGAGGCAATGAAGGCAACAGCATTTCAAGCACAAAAAGAGATGGAAGATCTGAGAAAACAGTTGGAAACAATTCGAGAACTCGAGAATAAGCTCGTAGCCAAGACCGCATATATCGAGTCATTGCAGGCAAAGCTTGAGCAGGTAAGTAATGTACTCAGTTCAATGGAGAATGCTAGTTTGGACGGTGGAATTGATCTAAACCAAATAAAACAAGACTTGGAGTTCAAGGAAAGAAAGATATCAGATCAAGCATTTTATATCGAGGCGTTGGAAACGGAACTTAAACGATTAAAACTCGAACTGGAAAATGCTAATCAAGTGGCAAAGAACCTGAAGAATGATGCACAAGTTTCACACGTTTTTGTTCAAACAGAGAAGTGTGTTGATCATATAATGATCTCGGTCGAAGAATACAACTCTTTGATCCGAAAAGCTGAGAAGGCAGATGAATTTTCAAGGTCTTCAGCAGAAGATTTTGATCAGTTAACCACAGAGTCAGTAAGCAAGAACCAAGTTGAAGCATTGAAGAAACAATTGGAAGTTGCAATGGCGAAAATCGGGTTGTTCCGGAACCGAGCAGAACAAGCGGCGACGAGAGCGGAAGCAGCGGAGAAAGCCAAAGCAACAGCAGAGGAACAGCTGAGGAAGTGGCAATTACAAAAGCAGAGAAGAAGAGCTGCTTTAGCTGCCTTAAGAGAGGAGTCTGCACCTAAAGAGTTCTGTCTGCCCACCATTGAAAAGTTACCCACAAAACATCAGCCATTGGGTAAAGTTCTTAAGATGAACTTCTAGTGTAAGAAAAATTTTCAGAAATATATATAGTTGTGAGTGATAGTTATATTAAAAAGTTCAAAGCTGCCAGTTCTAAAGACTGAAATTATCATGTTGGTCCATTTGCATGGAAGATCTTATATCCATAATGGTAAATCTATTATGATGTTTGTACTTGATTACAATACTTTTTAACTTGGTTTTGCATGACAGTAGAAAAATGCATTAACAGACGTGTAAACACTTTAAGGGAATTCAagaatttttattcaaatttaaatttgaactgaatatttaaaatttattaaaatattcgaatttaataagtaaaatagatttttaaaaataaaactgttAATGAATTAAGGTATCTAAATCTAAAATTATTATCTAAGAGCGGATTGGAATAAGGATTTCtattaatatatgtattttattctTCAATAGAGATATTTATAATGTATCTCCAAAActtatatttatagacataagaagtataaatgaaataattaataaaatatttctaaTACTTCTCCTTGGATGTTTATCAATAGATAATGTGTATGGTTGAAACCTTACTAAAATAACCATTGGGAAAAAATTTCTTCTGAAGcaaaaaaaagtaaatatatctataatatacataatattcTACCTCACTAAAATCCTAACTAGAATGCCTAATGATACAAAACATTAGTTAAGGAAAAAAAAGTACAACACTTATTAACTCCCTCTCATGGCAATATCACATGATATCTCAAATTTTGCATATTACAATCTCGAATCCTAGCTTTTCAAATGATCATTTGAACATATTTACTAAACATTTATATCATTATTCTTCCGAATGTCATGAATAAGGAAAGATTTTGgagaaatatattttaattttttcgaaGGTTCGACAATAATTATAATAAACTTTGATCATGATCCTTCTTAAAAATACATTTAAGTATTTTACATCATTTTATAATCTTCCTTCGACTACTATTCACTAAGTTGAGTTTACCACatattttcaaataatttcaatttatataaatatttatgcaaaCATATTTAACAATTTCCGATAATTTCTATATACTTCCAACATTTTAAATCTTTCAAGGATTTCAATATAACCTTCACTATATAATGATTCATATAAATGttgtaacaacatccattagatACATATCAAATTTTCATAAATTGCCGGACTAATAAGATATCTAAAGGTTTATTGCATCTATcacaaaaaaaatattatatattttcataatcaATACTAGGACTTAACGAAAAGtttcatttccttattttattcgcAAAACTACTTATTTGTATCCCACTGGCTTTATACATTTAGATGTTTGGACGAATGGTTCAAAAacttctcaaatttaattctactTGAATTTCAAATCAAAACATTTGTTGGTATATACTTGGTTATTCTCATAAGGTTAGTAAATACATTTGGCAGCTAACTTGCAATAAAATTAATTATCCTTTTGGACTTCTAGTTTTAATTACTTTATATGAGACTATAGATAATGATAATTCATtccaaataatttatttcatcCCGCTATTGTTTCTATGCCCTTAATGTTGAGAAAACTTGTTAAATCAAAGTTTTAATCACCAAaccatgtcataattgaatctcaaATTCGatcaaaacatttaataataaaatgagacttataattaatatatacTCTCAACTTTATTTGAATATCCATTTTGTGCATTCTAATAGAGCAACTTGAATATATgctatatattaaaaaaatctaaaatggATTGGATTTGACTCATGATCAAAAGTCAATTGCAATAAGGCAAATTTATAATAACTTATAGCATGATGCATACAAGTGTCAATTCATGTAAAATATCATATCCTTATACATATACAAAAAAAATTGTTCTCAAAGCATATGATTTAACTACTAACTGGAAgcatttaatcattaattttgcTAAATATAAACAACAAGCTTTATGATACTTACTCACATTGACAATATAACATTCATTAAAAGCCTAAGCAATAATCTCACAAACATTAGCAAAAATGGTCTCAATTACTTAATCTAAAAGTAATCTCACAAATGACAGGTTGCGAGTTGGTAACTCAAATATGATTATATTGTAGTTGCATTtaccaaaataatatcaaaacattCCACTTGTTGGATAAATGTCCCATATTTCTTTAAAAAATGTAAAAGATTCAATCTCAAACTTTTGTTAGTGAGAttctaataaatcatcttttttaaAACAAACGGCAATGATGTttccttaaaatgaaaaatcTTCAAGTTCTTTAATAAAGATTCATATAAATTCTCATTTGTCGCATCATTATTTATTGAGATGGTCTAATTGATCATGTCAACTAATATAAAGAGTATGAACTagagaaaatatatataattttcatTAGAAAATTCATTCAATATAATAGATAGAAAATAATCTGACATTAGTTTCAACAATATACCTTATGTACTTCATAACAATTAGATAGttttaaaatataatctaacAAACAGAAGGTAAAATCATGCCAAAAAATTGTCAGCTTTGTATAAAGAAAacatcaaataaaaaaatatcagcattgtataaaaaaatcaaattactaAATATAGAGATcaaatagaaaatttttgaatGCCATCTTTAAGTAACCAAATATAGAATATTGGCCTTAATAGAATAAAATATTGGCCTTAATAGAATAAAATCAAAGTCAAAGCTACATGCATTTGCTGCaaataaattttatcaatttacaaaatgcacataaataaatattttctttgCCTAGGTGTATGCACAAAATTAAGTAAAGCCTATGAGCATGCAATAATTACAcaataattaaaagttaaaatatagtGCGTAATTATTAATATGAATTTCAATACCAATTTTATTATCTATTTGTGCATTATCTCTATTTTTCCACTTCTAATGGTGAGAAAATTTTTTATGACCATCTCTTTTACGATCATTATAGAGCCACTTACTATGTCCACGTCCACGTCCAAGATTACATCTTttgaatttattatatattattgcaTTCACTTTAGAGAATGAAGCCGATCCAGTAGAACAAAATCATAAATGATAGGTCTATTGGCATAAGTTCATCAATTTAATGAAGCAAAAGTATGAGTTGAATAGCCCAAGGTGAGTATATTTCACCATATTGTGTATTCCCCACGACTCAAGAAGTTCTTTTGTTATAAAACGAGAATAGGAATCAACAATAGAttgcaataaaaaatatttagggTGGGTTTGGATGAGCGATTGGGTGCGGTGCGGTGTAGTGCggtgcgtttagcttacttttttgTCTTACGCTATAGTATCTCTACAATATCTAATCTCACTGTCACCACTGTTTTACACTAACAACAGGTAAATGCATGCAtcgcccatccaaactcacctTTAGTAAACTCAAAATAAGGAGAGGATGAGTGAGAGGAGAATGATAGAATTTTTTAAGGTGTGTTTAGAGTGAAAGTGATCCATGATATATATAGGAATTTTATTGGTTAAAAATAGTAAATGAAAGTAGATTTGACTTAgctaaaaatagttttaaaaggTTCAACAAATTCGGGCTTGACTAAATATAacttttaagttatttttagcttagctaaatataattgttactaaTTAAATAGTTTACTTTTCTTGGACtctcaaaattcaagaaaaaagaGTTCAAAATAACAAAAAGGTTCAAATGTACATTACATTAGCCTTTTGGGCTGAATGCACAAGTCCACCCTCTCAATATGGTTCTTACTAGCCTAACGAAGTAAAATACTTATAAACAAGAGTCT from Gossypium arboreum isolate Shixiya-1 chromosome 1, ASM2569848v2, whole genome shotgun sequence harbors:
- the LOC108482623 gene encoding protein WEAK CHLOROPLAST MOVEMENT UNDER BLUE LIGHT 1-like, encoding MYLFNETSMSFSLFKTTVPSAYSLHFSFHQFQSDMEKEKNTQGLEKELANYRLQIEAKDSAYMQALLQLEHYKKTAEELAVLLRNSELERERYIEECNEFKNRVDKLESKTKGIVDQLSETAKVREQLSCVLNDLKVTQADVLNMESQLAAAKDLEIKAITQAEIMEVSANMEKERSEKLLGRIAELHDAVLISQLSATEAENEKCRVVSEKDAEMEAMKATAFQAQKEMEDLRKQLETIRELENKLVAKTAYIESLQAKLEQVSNVLSSMENASLDGGIDLNQIKQDLEFKERKISDQAFYIEALETELKRLKLELENANQVAKNLKNDAQVSHVFVQTEKCVDHIMISVEEYNSLIRKAEKADEFSRSSAEDFDQLTTESVSKNQVEALKKQLEVAMAKIGLFRNRAEQAATRAEAAEKAKATAEEQLRKWQLQKQRRRAALAALREESAPKEFCLPTIEKLPTKHQPLGKVLKMNF